In Limnohabitans sp. INBF002, one genomic interval encodes:
- a CDS encoding Hpt domain-containing protein yields the protein MSISPLLDLTRAKEFAFEAGQLRELVMTFEQSLTQEMAIIQAGLAAGDALKVEHSLHALKGFMPLFATESLAQAMTDLYQTSREKPLDVTGPIFTALVPSLKTLLVEVRACLSAL from the coding sequence ATGTCTATATCTCCCTTGCTTGACCTGACCCGTGCCAAAGAGTTCGCTTTTGAAGCGGGCCAATTGCGCGAGCTGGTGATGACGTTTGAGCAAAGTTTGACCCAAGAAATGGCCATCATTCAAGCGGGTTTGGCAGCGGGCGACGCCTTGAAGGTCGAACATTCGCTCCATGCCTTGAAGGGCTTCATGCCTTTGTTTGCGACCGAGTCCTTGGCCCAAGCCATGACTGACCTGTACCAAACCAGCCGCGAGAAGCCGCTGGACGTGACAGGCCCCATCTTTACTGCATTAGTTCCTAGTTTGAAGACCTTGCTGGTCGAAGTTCGCGCGTGCCTCAGCGCTTTATGA
- the dapC gene encoding succinyldiaminopimelate transaminase: MNPLLSSLQPYPFERLKQLFSTVTPNPAYAPISLGIGEPRHATPQLVLDALAKATAQLAAYPATAGLPALRESCVNWMQRRYGLKLDAATQVLPVNGSREALFAFAQTVIDPTRDAVVVCPNPFYQIYEGAALLAGAQTYYAPSDPALNFNVNWDSVPADVWAKTQLLFVCSPGNPTGAVMPMSDWEKLFALSDKYGFVIASDECYSEIYFREEAPLGGLEAATKLGRTDFKNLVAFTSLSKRSNVPGMRSGFVAGDANILKQFLLYRTYHGSAMSGMVQAASIAAWDDEAHVVANREQYRQKFAAVTPLLEAVMDVRLPDAGFYLWAAVPGGDDVAFARDLLAQYNVTVLPGSYLAREAQGFNPGAGRIRMALVAETAECLEAAQRIVAFIKQNHS, encoded by the coding sequence ATGAACCCCCTTCTTTCGAGCCTTCAGCCCTATCCTTTTGAGCGGCTGAAGCAACTTTTCTCTACTGTCACACCCAACCCTGCGTATGCGCCTATCAGCCTAGGCATTGGCGAGCCACGCCACGCCACGCCACAGTTGGTGCTGGACGCGTTGGCCAAAGCCACCGCACAGTTGGCCGCCTACCCTGCCACCGCGGGTTTGCCTGCTTTGCGCGAATCGTGTGTGAACTGGATGCAGCGCCGCTATGGTTTGAAGCTGGACGCTGCCACGCAAGTGCTGCCGGTCAACGGCTCACGCGAAGCTTTGTTTGCCTTTGCCCAGACGGTGATTGACCCCACACGCGATGCGGTGGTGGTGTGCCCTAACCCGTTCTACCAAATCTACGAAGGTGCCGCGCTGTTGGCCGGTGCCCAAACCTATTACGCGCCCAGCGATCCTGCGTTGAATTTCAACGTCAACTGGGACAGCGTGCCTGCCGACGTGTGGGCCAAAACCCAGCTGCTGTTTGTGTGCTCACCCGGCAACCCCACGGGCGCGGTGATGCCCATGAGCGACTGGGAAAAGCTGTTTGCTTTGAGCGACAAATACGGTTTTGTGATTGCCAGCGACGAGTGCTACAGCGAAATCTATTTCCGCGAAGAAGCGCCTTTGGGTGGCCTAGAAGCTGCCACCAAGCTCGGTCGCACCGACTTTAAAAACTTGGTGGCCTTCACCAGCTTGTCCAAGCGCAGCAATGTGCCGGGCATGCGCAGTGGTTTTGTGGCGGGTGACGCCAACATCCTTAAACAGTTCTTGCTGTACCGCACGTATCACGGCTCTGCCATGAGCGGCATGGTGCAAGCGGCCAGCATTGCCGCGTGGGACGACGAAGCCCATGTGGTGGCCAACCGTGAGCAATACCGCCAAAAGTTCGCGGCTGTCACCCCACTGCTCGAAGCGGTGATGGATGTGCGTTTGCCCGATGCTGGTTTTTACCTGTGGGCGGCAGTTCCAGGAGGAGACGATGTGGCCTTCGCACGCGACTTGCTGGCTCAATACAATGTGACAGTGCTGCCGGGCAGCTACCTTGCTCGCGAGGCCCAAGGTTTCAACCCCGGTGCAGGTCGAATTCGCATGGCCTTGGTGGCCGAAACTGCCGAGTGCTTAGAAGCCGCGCAACGCATCGTGGCGTTCATCAAACAAAACCATTCCTGA
- the dapD gene encoding 2,3,4,5-tetrahydropyridine-2,6-dicarboxylate N-succinyltransferase has protein sequence MTQHQLQHVIDNAWDNRANISIDNATHEVRDAVDHVIAELNAGRLRVATREGVGQWTVHQWLKKAVLLSFRLKDNRLMKSGDLAFYDKVDTKFGHMTEDELKAAGVRVVPPAVARRGSFVAAGAILMPSYVNIGAYVDSGTMVDTWATVGSCAQIGKNVHLSGGVGIGGVLEPLQANPTIIEDNCFIGARSEVVEGVIIEENSVLGMGVFIGQSTPIFDRATGEITYGRVASGSVVVSGNIPKVAANGAPYSMYAAIVVKRVDAQTRSKTSINDLLRD, from the coding sequence ATGACTCAACACCAACTCCAACACGTCATCGACAACGCTTGGGACAACCGCGCCAACATCAGCATTGACAACGCAACACACGAAGTGCGCGATGCTGTGGACCACGTGATTGCCGAATTGAACGCTGGCCGCTTGCGCGTGGCCACCCGTGAAGGCGTGGGCCAATGGACGGTTCACCAATGGTTGAAGAAAGCGGTGTTGTTGTCCTTCCGTTTGAAAGACAACCGCCTCATGAAGTCGGGCGACTTGGCTTTCTACGACAAAGTGGACACCAAGTTCGGCCACATGACTGAAGACGAACTCAAAGCCGCTGGCGTGCGCGTGGTGCCGCCAGCTGTGGCACGTCGCGGTAGCTTTGTGGCTGCAGGCGCGATTTTGATGCCCTCTTACGTGAACATCGGTGCCTATGTGGACAGCGGCACCATGGTCGACACATGGGCCACCGTGGGCTCATGCGCACAAATCGGCAAGAACGTGCACTTGTCTGGCGGCGTGGGCATTGGCGGCGTGTTGGAGCCATTGCAAGCCAACCCCACCATCATTGAAGACAACTGCTTCATCGGCGCGCGCTCTGAAGTGGTGGAAGGCGTCATCATCGAAGAAAACTCCGTGCTCGGCATGGGCGTGTTCATCGGTCAATCGACCCCCATCTTCGACCGCGCCACAGGCGAAATCACATACGGTCGCGTGGCCTCTGGCTCTGTGGTCGTCAGCGGCAACATTCCTAAAGTGGCGGCCAACGGCGCGCCTTACAGCATGTACGCCGCCATCGTGGTCAAACGCGTGGACGCACAAACCCGCTCTAAGACCAGCATCAACGACTTGTTGCGCGATTAA
- the dapE gene encoding succinyl-diaminopimelate desuccinylase — protein MSRTLQLTEQLISRPSVTPEDVGCLDIITARLAPIGFECERIDSGPDTFRVSNLWAVLRSAQANAKTLVFAGHTDVVPTGPIDQWTSDPFTPTHRDGKLFGRGASDMKASLAAMVVACEEFAHHCKDPAINIAFLLTSDEEGPALDGTVKVCEALKARGEKLDWCIVGEPTSVERTGDMIKNGRRGTMSGKLTVKGVQGHIAYPQLAKNPIHLLSPALADLVAIEWDKGNDFFPPTSWQVSNIHAGTGASNVIPGECVVDFNFRFCTESTPEQLQQRLTAVLQKHSLDFDLKWTIGGLPFLTTPGDLVGAVQRAIHDETGIDTELSTTGGTSDGRFIAQVCPQVIELGPPNATIHKINEFVAVADLDPLKNIYRRVLEQLHGLASPANTSAQ, from the coding sequence ATGTCTCGCACACTCCAGCTCACCGAGCAACTCATCTCGCGCCCTTCGGTCACCCCCGAGGACGTGGGCTGTTTGGACATCATCACCGCTCGGCTTGCACCCATCGGTTTTGAGTGTGAGCGCATCGACAGCGGGCCAGACACGTTTCGCGTGAGCAACCTGTGGGCTGTTCTGCGCAGCGCACAGGCAAACGCCAAAACACTGGTGTTTGCAGGCCATACCGATGTGGTGCCCACCGGCCCCATCGACCAATGGACCAGCGACCCCTTCACCCCCACCCACCGCGACGGCAAATTGTTTGGCCGTGGTGCCAGCGACATGAAAGCGTCGTTGGCAGCGATGGTGGTGGCGTGTGAAGAATTTGCTCACCACTGTAAAGATCCAGCTATCAATATCGCCTTCTTGCTCACCAGCGACGAAGAAGGGCCTGCACTCGACGGCACCGTCAAAGTGTGCGAAGCCTTGAAGGCCCGCGGCGAAAAGCTCGACTGGTGCATCGTGGGCGAACCCACCTCGGTGGAGCGCACAGGCGACATGATCAAAAACGGCCGACGCGGCACGATGAGCGGCAAGCTCACCGTCAAAGGCGTGCAAGGCCACATTGCCTACCCGCAACTCGCTAAGAACCCTATCCATTTGCTCAGCCCCGCATTGGCTGATTTGGTAGCGATTGAGTGGGACAAGGGCAACGACTTCTTCCCACCCACCAGTTGGCAAGTGAGCAACATCCACGCGGGCACAGGTGCGAGCAACGTGATTCCTGGCGAATGCGTGGTGGATTTCAACTTCCGCTTCTGCACCGAATCTACGCCTGAGCAATTGCAACAGCGCCTGACCGCGGTGCTGCAAAAACACAGCTTGGACTTCGACCTCAAATGGACCATCGGCGGTCTGCCCTTCCTTACCACGCCTGGTGATTTGGTGGGCGCCGTACAACGCGCCATCCACGACGAAACCGGCATTGACACCGAGCTGTCCACCACCGGTGGCACCAGCGACGGACGCTTCATCGCGCAAGTCTGCCCGCAAGTCATTGAGCTTGGCCCACCCAACGCCACCATCCACAAAATCAACGAGTTTGTGGCCGTGGCTGATTTGGACCCCCTGAAAAACATTTACCGCCGTGTGCTGGAACAGCTGCACGGCTTGGCCTCACCGGCCAACACGTCCGCACAATGA